The following coding sequences lie in one Apium graveolens cultivar Ventura chromosome 1, ASM990537v1, whole genome shotgun sequence genomic window:
- the LOC141660893 gene encoding trihelix transcription factor GTL2, whose amino-acid sequence MFGVPQEQFHQLIASSRTLSSLPINPLPFSTSSPHPFPINFDAYPSSPPPPPSQSHHLLHQLHQPPLLLPNKDKDNEAHNKVQETDIHLEGVELIMDPWSNDEVLSLLRIRSSMDNWFPDFTWEHVSRKMAEFGFKRSADKCKEKFEAETRDFNRLCFNKPRFDSELDELYHGDKMHKKIEEENKDEEGDILARNVAINNLPEQRTHEELKKSTASSSSSKQNQELKKRKREKRFEKFKEFCVEIVNKMMVQQEEMHNKLLEDFLSRDDESITREEAWKKQEMENFNKETENRTREQAIAGDRQATIAEIMNKFSSQEAFEKIAVSYEELLKVSNTLSSLTSSYQNIRPQNNTSSTETLSHSNPSNSTSTLPNYKTPAPSFPLVKPRKPSNERDDIGKRWPKDEVLALINMRCKLYTNNSNNNEENAASGSKGSLWERISQGMMELGYKRSAKRCKEKWENINKYFRKTKDVNKKRSVDSRTCPYFEQLSSLYDQGTLVAPDTDGLASENRSQTSS is encoded by the exons ATGTTTGGAGTTCCACAAGAGCAGTTTCACCAACTCATAGCTTCTTCAAGAACATTATCATCACTACCTATTAATCCTCTTCCATTTTCAACATCTTCACCTCACCCCTTCCCTATTAATTTTGATGCCTACCCTTCATCACCACCACCGCCGCCTTCTCAATCTCATCATCTGCTTCATCAGTTGCACCAACCACCACTTTTATTACCAAATAAAGATAAGGATAATGAGGCACACAACAAAGTTCAAGAAACTGACATTCACTTAGAAGGAGTTGAACTAATCATGGATCCTTGGTCCAATGATGAAGTGCTTTCACTTTTGAGAATCAGATCTAGTATGGATAACTGGTTTCCAGATTTCACTTGGGAACATGTCTCCAG GAAGATGGCTGAGTTTGGTTTCAAAAGAAGTGCTGACAAGTGCAAGGAAAAATTTGAAGCCGAAACAAGAGACTTTAATCGCTTATGCTTCAACAAGCCCAGGTTTGACAGTGAACTTGACGAGCTTTATCATGGCGACAAAATGCACAAAAAGATTGAAGAAGAAAATAAAGACGAGGAAGGAGATATTCTTGCAAGAAATGTGGCAATCAACAACCTACCCGAGCAACGAACACACGAAGAATTGAAAAAAAGTACAGCATCATCCTCATCATCGAAACAAAACCAGGAATTAAAGAagagaaaaagagagaagagGTTTGAGAAGTTTAAGGAGTTCTGTGTAGAAATTGTTAACAAGATGATGGTACAACAAGAAGAGATGCATAATAAGCTCCTCGAAGATTTTTTGAGTAGAGATGATGAAAGTATTACGAGAGAAGAAGCTTGGAAAAAACAAGAAATGGAAAATTTCAACAAAGAGACGGAGAATAGAACTCGTGAACAAGCGATAGCTGGTGATAGACAAGCTACAATCGCAGAAATCATGAACAAGTTTTCGTCCCAAGAAGCATTTGAAAAAATTGCAGTAAGTTATGAAGAGCTTCTTAAAgtatcaaacactttatcttcCCTTACTTCCTCGTATCAAAATATTCGACCTCAAAACAACACTTCATCCACAGAAACCTTGTCACATTCAAACCCTAGTAACTCAACATCAACTCTACCAAACTACAAAACTCCTGCACCATCATTTCCACTAGTAAAACCTCGAAAACCCTCCAATGAAAGAGACGATATAGGGAAACGATGGCCTAAAGACGAAGTGTTGGCATTGATAAACATGAGGTGCAAATTGTACACAAACAATAGTAATAACAACGAGGAAAATGCAGCAAGCGGAAGCAAAGGCTCATTGTGGGAGAGAATTTCGCAAGGGATGATGGAGTTAGGATATAAGAGGAGCGCGAAAAGATGCAAGGAGAAATGGGAAAACATAAACAAGTACTTTCGAAAAACGAAAGACGTGAACAAGAAGAGATCTGTTGATTCAAGAACATGCCCTTACTTTGAACAATTGAGCAGTTTGTATGATCAAGGAACACTAGTGGCTCCAGATACTGATGGACTTGCTTCTGAAAATCGATCACAAACTTCTTCCTAG